The stretch of DNA CGCTCTCCTTCCCCGGCCACTGCCACCGGCTCGAGGTGACCTGCAACCCGGGGATCGGCCGTTACCTGATGGTGATGGCCTCCAACCACCGGGGAGCGCTGGGCATATATGAGGCCAAAGAACCGTGGGGACCGTGGCGCATCGCGTTCTACACTCCGTACTGGGGCCTGGGCGACACCCATGGTTACCGGATCCCGAGCAAATGGATTTCCGGCGACGGCCGCACGTTTTACCTGCTGTTCAGCGGACGCGTATTCGGTGAAACCAGCTACGACGCGTTCTGCGTCCGCAAGGCAACCATTCATCTGGCGGGAGAGTAAACAACAATGAGCCGGATCAAGGAGCGGGTGGCGTTCTACCTCGAAGACTGCACCACCACCGCAGGCAAGCTGATCGAGTTGTCCCTGCTGACGGTTAACCTGGCTGCCTGCGTGCTGTTCGTGATAATCACTTATCACTCGCTCGACGAGGTGCCTGCCGGCCTGGTGCTGCTGGAACTGGGGATGGTGGCCGTGTTCGCCATCGAATACCTGCTTCGCCTCTGGACCGCCGAATTGAAACTCCGCTTCGCGCTAAGTTTCTTCGGCATCGTTGACCTGCTCTCGATCCTGCCCATATTTTTCCAGGTCCACACTCTCGGTTTCGTCCGATCGTTGCGGGCGTTGCGTATTCTGCGGTTCACCCGTTTCCTGGAATCCGAGGTGTTCTTTTTCGGCAGGCTCAGCCGCCTCCAGCTTCAGATAGTCCGGGTGCTGTTCACCATTTTCACGGTGATGTTTATCTGGGCAGGGTTTATCCACTATGCGGAGACCGGCGCTCCCGGCGGCACGATCCACAACTTCGGCGATGCGTTCTACTTTGCGATTGTCACCCTGAGCACGGTCGGCTTCGGGGATATCATCCCGGTCACCCAGACCGGCCGCTGGTTCACGGCACTGATGATTTCCAGCGGCGTGGTCCTGATCCCCTGGCAGGCGAGTCGGCTTGTGCAGGTGATGGTCGAGACCGGCACGCGCCGCAAAAACGTAACCTGCCGTCAATGTGGACTTACGGGCCACGAACCCGACTCGAGCTACTGCCGGCTTTGCGGCGGGGAGCTGGAAGCGGAAATTCCGGGCGGCGGGAAATTAAGCTGACCTGATAAGGCTGATCACTGGATAATCCGGAAGGGCAATTCTGTGAAAGTACTCCTGACCGGCGGGGCCGGTTATATCGGCAGCCACGCCAATAAGCTGCTGAGCGCGAGAGGGCACGAGACAGTGGTGGCCGACAACCTTGCACGCGGCCACCGCGAGGTGGTGAAATGGGGCAGATTGGAACAGGTGGACCTGTTGGACAAAGGTGGTCTTGATAAAATTTTCGCCGCGGAAAAATTCGATGCGGTGCTGCATTTCGCGGCGCTGATTTTTGTCGGCGAGAGCGTGAGACATCCTGACGACTACTACCGCAATAACGTGCAGGGCAGCCTCAACCTCCTGCGCGCGATGCGCAGCCACGGTGTGGGC from Candidatus Glassbacteria bacterium encodes:
- a CDS encoding ion transporter, whose product is MSRIKERVAFYLEDCTTTAGKLIELSLLTVNLAACVLFVIITYHSLDEVPAGLVLLELGMVAVFAIEYLLRLWTAELKLRFALSFFGIVDLLSILPIFFQVHTLGFVRSLRALRILRFTRFLESEVFFFGRLSRLQLQIVRVLFTIFTVMFIWAGFIHYAETGAPGGTIHNFGDAFYFAIVTLSTVGFGDIIPVTQTGRWFTALMISSGVVLIPWQASRLVQVMVETGTRRKNVTCRQCGLTGHEPDSSYCRLCGGELEAEIPGGGKLS